The genomic region CCTCGTTTTACGGCCGTGGAGATGATACCGGTGCCAATGGGTTTGGTCAGGATCAGGACATCGCCTGGCTTTGCACCCGAATTGGTGAGTATGCGCTTGGGGTGCACCTGCCCTGTGACCACCATCCCAAATTTGGGTTCATTGTCTTCTACTGTATGCCCGCCTAATATAGGAATGCCGGCTTCTGTAGCTTTATCGGAAGCTCCTTTCAGTATGTCTTTCAGCACCTGCATAGGCAGGCGGTTGCTGGGGAAGCCCACAATGTTCAGTGCAAACAAGGGTCTGGCGCCCATCGCATAAATATCGCTTAACGCATTTGCTGCTGCAATGGCCCCAAAGGCATAGGGATCATCCACAATGGGGGTAAAGAAATCTACCGTTTGCACGATGGCGATATCATCTGTGATCTTGTAAACGGCTGCATCATCGGAAGTGGAGGTGCCCACCAGTACCCTTGGATCGAGAATCTGGGGCATATCCTGCAGCACCTTCTCAAGGTACTGCGGCCTGATCTTACAGGCGCAGCCCAGTCCGTGGGTGAAATGGGTCAATTGTATGGGTCCTTCAGTCATTGCCTGCAATTCCACAGCGTTTACATCAGGACTCATTCTTTTAACAGCTTCAATAATTATCTCTGCCGCCTGCTCCATTTCCTGCACAGTGCTGTGCTTTCCTGTGGAGAAGCGGATGGTTCCCATGGCATACTGCAGGGGCACGTTCATGGCAGTAAGAACAGAGGAAACATCCACCTGGTCGGCGTGACAGGCGGCACCTGCAGAAGCTGCAATTCCCTGCAGCTCATCCAAAAGGGTATTTGCTTCCATTTTTGGGAAACCAATGCTGAGCGTGTTAGGCAGCCTGAGTTCCGGATGCCCGTTCAGGCGGATTTCAGGTAAAGATTCCTTCAGGCGATCGTACAGCAGGTCACGGGTGAGCCTCATTTGGCGTATATTGTTTTCAAAGTCGCGCTTGGCGATCTCTGCTGCCTTCCCAAGGCCGACGATCTCAAGCACGTTCTCAGTGCCCGCTCTCAGGTTCTGTTCATGGTTGGCCCCGTGCATCAGTTTCTGCAATTGCACGCCCCGCCTGATATACAATGCTCCTATGCCTTTGGGGGCATAGAGCTTATGCCCTGCCACAGAGAGTAAATCCACCCCCATTTTCTTTACATCGGTTTCGATCTTACCCACCGATTGGGCAGCATCGCAATGAAACAGGATGCCGTGCTGGCGGGCAATTTTCCCAATGGCTTCAATGGGCTGAATGGTGCCCACCTCGTTGTTGGCGTGCATCACGCTGATCAGGATGGTGCCACCGGTAATTGCTTTTTCGATGGCTTCAGGGTTCACCAGTCCGCTTTCATCCACCGGCACATAGGTGACCTGGAATCCCTGGCTCTCCAGAAACTGGCAGACTTCTGAAACTGCAGGATGTTCAATGGTTGTGGTGATGATATGGTTCCCCTTTTGCCGGTGCTGGTATGCTGCGCCTTTAATGGCATAGTTGTTGGCTTCGGTGCCCCCGCTGGTGAAAATGACCTCGTC from Bacteroides sp. harbors:
- the selD gene encoding selenide, water dikinase SelD; translated protein: MTEGPIQLTHFTHGLGCACKIRPQYLEKVLQDMPQILDPRVLVGTSTSDDAAVYKITDDIAIVQTVDFFTPIVDDPYAFGAIAAANALSDIYAMGARPLFALNIVGFPSNRLPMQVLKDILKGASDKATEAGIPILGGHTVEDNEPKFGMVVTGQVHPKRILTNSGAKPGDVLILTKPIGTGIISTAVKRG